The following proteins are co-located in the Planctomycetia bacterium genome:
- a CDS encoding threonine--tRNA ligase, whose translation MVMIRLPDGNTKEFPSKSRPKDIALSIGKRLADAAIAAKVNGSIVDLDRELPEEAVPLDFQLLTEKDREALDVLRHSCAHVMARAVMRLFPHVKLAFGPTTENGFYYDIDCDPPLKEDDFPKIEEEMARLIKEAEPFERFERSIGESKELMDHLDQEYKVEHIKDGLKGFDRLSFYRQGEFIDLCRGPHIPHAGKIAAFKLLSIAGAYWKNDASRAQLQRLYGTAFFSKKELDAYLTQVEEAKKRDHRVLGKQLKLFTISQSVGSGLILWMPKGATVRGILETFIKDELIKRGYSPVYTPNIGRLELYRTSGHFPYYRDAQYPPLYLHPMGSCIDTWLTQLQNNELRRDQEEAFLELARSQQVELKEYDPEASPEKRIASLKAWIESQEGYLVKPMNCPHHIQIYQATPHSYRDLPVRLAEFGTVYRFEQTGELSGLTRVRGFTQDDAHLFCTEDQVGEEFKGCIEMTQMMLRTMGLNDYRVRLSFRDPRSEKYIGKPESWNKAERAIEDVARSIKDLPHIEIALGEAAFYGPKVDFIVKDCIGREWQLGTVQLDYNAPERFDLVYTGADNQPHRPVMIHRAPLGSMERFIGILIEHFAGAFPLWLAPEQARILPVSEKSALYAHDIMNRFLKAGYRVTGDFRPEKIGYKIREAQLEKIPYMLIVGEKEVASGTIAVRDRVDGELGPKPVDEVLALFEAEVGRKSIRSTSSASVDFTDKGVKFAE comes from the coding sequence ATGGTCATGATTCGCCTGCCTGACGGCAACACCAAAGAATTCCCCTCCAAATCACGTCCCAAGGATATTGCACTTTCGATTGGCAAACGATTGGCTGACGCAGCAATCGCTGCGAAAGTCAATGGTTCAATCGTCGATCTAGATCGAGAATTGCCTGAGGAGGCGGTTCCTCTTGATTTCCAGTTACTAACTGAAAAAGACCGTGAGGCCCTTGATGTGCTACGCCATTCCTGCGCTCACGTGATGGCACGCGCGGTAATGCGATTATTCCCGCATGTCAAACTGGCTTTCGGCCCTACCACCGAAAATGGATTCTATTACGACATTGATTGCGATCCTCCACTCAAAGAGGATGATTTCCCCAAGATCGAAGAAGAGATGGCACGGCTGATCAAGGAAGCTGAGCCTTTTGAACGATTTGAACGAAGCATCGGTGAATCCAAGGAGTTGATGGACCACCTCGATCAAGAGTACAAAGTCGAGCACATCAAGGATGGCTTGAAAGGCTTCGATCGGTTGAGCTTTTACCGACAGGGTGAATTCATCGATCTCTGTCGAGGGCCGCACATCCCTCATGCTGGCAAAATAGCAGCTTTCAAGCTGTTGAGCATCGCAGGTGCATACTGGAAAAATGATGCATCGCGTGCACAATTGCAGCGACTTTATGGCACCGCCTTCTTCAGCAAAAAGGAACTCGATGCCTACCTCACTCAGGTTGAAGAAGCCAAGAAACGCGACCATCGCGTTCTAGGCAAGCAACTCAAGTTGTTTACTATCAGTCAGTCCGTAGGTTCAGGTCTGATTCTCTGGATGCCTAAAGGTGCCACTGTTCGAGGTATTCTGGAAACATTCATCAAGGATGAATTGATCAAACGGGGATATTCACCTGTGTACACCCCCAATATTGGTCGATTGGAACTCTACCGCACCAGCGGACATTTTCCATATTATCGGGATGCACAATACCCACCCCTGTATCTGCACCCGATGGGTTCCTGTATTGATACCTGGCTGACTCAGTTGCAGAACAATGAACTGCGACGTGATCAGGAAGAGGCATTTCTCGAACTCGCCCGAAGCCAGCAGGTTGAACTCAAGGAATATGATCCGGAGGCCTCTCCTGAAAAACGTATTGCTTCACTGAAAGCCTGGATTGAATCCCAGGAAGGCTATCTCGTGAAGCCTATGAATTGCCCGCACCACATTCAGATTTATCAGGCAACTCCGCACAGTTACCGTGATTTACCGGTACGCCTGGCGGAGTTTGGCACGGTATATCGTTTTGAACAGACAGGCGAACTGTCCGGGCTGACTCGCGTGCGTGGCTTTACTCAGGACGATGCACATTTATTCTGTACAGAAGATCAGGTTGGAGAGGAGTTCAAGGGTTGCATTGAAATGACCCAGATGATGCTTCGCACCATGGGTCTCAATGACTACCGAGTCAGGTTGAGTTTCCGCGATCCACGCAGTGAGAAATACATTGGCAAGCCGGAATCGTGGAACAAGGCCGAACGGGCGATTGAAGATGTTGCACGATCAATTAAAGACCTGCCTCATATCGAAATCGCTTTGGGTGAAGCAGCGTTTTATGGCCCCAAGGTCGATTTCATTGTCAAGGACTGCATCGGCCGGGAATGGCAACTGGGAACTGTTCAACTCGATTACAACGCGCCAGAACGGTTTGATCTGGTCTATACAGGTGCTGATAATCAGCCTCATCGCCCGGTGATGATCCATCGCGCTCCATTGGGATCGATGGAGCGGTTTATCGGCATACTGATCGAGCACTTTGCAGGAGCCTTCCCATTGTGGCTGGCACCTGAACAAGCACGCATTTTGCCTGTCAGTGAGAAATCGGCTTTATACGCTCACGACATCATGAACCGATTCCTGAAGGCAGGTTATCGTGTCACCGGCGATTTCCGACCTGAAAAGATCGGCTACAAGATTCGCGAAGCACAATTGGAGAAGATTCCATACATGCTGATCGTTGGTGAAAAGGAAGTGGCCAGCGGAACCATTGCGGTGCGCGACAGAGTCGATGGTGAACTAGGGCCAAAACCTGTAGATGAAGTGCTTGCTTTGTTTGAAGCTGAAGTTGGTCGCAAGAGTATCCGCAGCACCAGTTCCGCCAGTGTTGACTTCACTGACAAAGGCGTGAAGTTTGCAGAGTAA
- a CDS encoding cystathionine gamma-synthase — MERFDHLGFATRAIHAGQDADPATGATIVPIYATSTYTQAAPGDHKGYEYSRSGNPTRKALETCLAALEGGEMGLAFASGLAATNAVLAALLKPGDEILANADLYGGTYRILEKVYRPWGLQPVYTEDASPQGFAEKITTKTKMIWVETPTNPLLQIIDIAAIAELSKKSGTVLVVDNTFASPYLQQPLHLGADIVLHSTTKYLGGHSDVVGGCVMGKKDTLTPVKFHQNASGGTPGPFDCYLTLRGVKTLALRMEKHCQNAKHLADWLAHHPKVEEVYFPGLKSHPGYAVAKKQMRDSGGMVSLRVKGGKAATMQFLTHTKLFSLAESLGGVESLVNHPATMTHASIPADIRLKRGVDDGLIRLSVGIEDVADLQADLEQALSHC, encoded by the coding sequence ATGGAACGGTTTGATCATCTTGGTTTTGCGACACGTGCCATTCATGCTGGGCAGGATGCAGACCCTGCAACAGGTGCCACCATAGTACCGATTTATGCTACCAGCACTTATACTCAAGCTGCTCCGGGTGATCATAAGGGGTACGAATACAGCCGAAGTGGCAATCCTACCAGAAAGGCACTCGAAACATGCCTGGCTGCACTGGAAGGTGGTGAAATGGGATTAGCTTTCGCCTCAGGGCTGGCAGCTACCAATGCAGTGCTGGCAGCGTTATTGAAACCAGGCGATGAGATATTGGCCAATGCAGATCTTTATGGCGGTACCTATCGCATTCTGGAAAAGGTCTATCGGCCCTGGGGGTTGCAACCAGTTTATACGGAAGACGCCTCGCCACAGGGGTTTGCTGAGAAGATCACTACCAAAACGAAGATGATCTGGGTCGAGACTCCAACCAATCCCCTGTTACAGATAATCGATATCGCTGCTATTGCAGAATTGTCAAAAAAGTCTGGCACGGTACTCGTAGTCGATAACACTTTTGCTTCGCCTTACCTGCAACAGCCATTGCATCTGGGTGCAGACATTGTGCTGCATAGCACCACCAAGTACCTGGGAGGCCATTCCGATGTGGTGGGTGGCTGTGTGATGGGGAAAAAAGATACTTTGACTCCTGTAAAGTTTCACCAGAATGCCTCAGGTGGCACGCCGGGGCCTTTCGATTGTTATCTCACCTTGCGTGGTGTAAAGACCTTAGCACTACGAATGGAGAAACATTGCCAGAATGCAAAACACCTGGCTGATTGGCTGGCGCATCATCCCAAAGTAGAAGAAGTCTATTTCCCCGGGTTGAAGTCGCATCCTGGCTATGCCGTCGCGAAAAAACAGATGCGCGACTCAGGTGGCATGGTCAGTCTGCGAGTAAAGGGTGGCAAGGCTGCGACCATGCAGTTCCTCACCCATACCAAACTCTTCAGTCTGGCCGAGAGCCTGGGCGGTGTCGAATCGCTGGTGAATCACCCGGCAACGATGACCCATGCCAGCATCCCCGCTGACATTCGACTCAAGCGGGGCGTGGATGATGGTCTGATTCGGTTAAGCGTCGGAATCGAAGATGTAGCTGATCTGCAGGCAGATTTAGAACAGGCATTATCCCACTGCTGA